Genomic DNA from Candidatus Kaiserbacteria bacterium:
AAGTGGTGACCGTTCTCTCCTTACGCAGTACTCAAAAAGACTCGCTTTCCGTTGCACTCAGTCGAGTGTACAATCGGCGCGTCTGTGTTTCCCTATGGGCTTAACACGAGAGTGTGCGAATATCGCTACGTGGGAGACTATACCAAAAATAGCCCTAGGAGTCAACATAAAATAAAACTCCCTCCAGTATGCAAAGCATACTGGAGGAGTTTTGATTTTGTGTGTCTATTTTCTGCGTTTTGAATCTTTCTTTACTTTCTTTTCTTCAGCAGTTCCCTTTGCTTTGAGGGGGAGTCCGATGTAGCGGAGGAGTGCCTCTGCTTCTTTCTTTGTCTTTGCAGTGGTAACGATAGTGATTGCAAATCCAAATACATCCTTGATTTCCTCGTCAGCAGTTTCTGGGAAAATGGTGTGTTCCTTGATGCCGATAGTGTAATTACCCATTTCATCAATTGCTCCCACCTTGAGTCCGCGGAAGTCGCGTGTCTGAGGAATAGAAAGGTGAATCAACTTATGGAGAAAATCATGCATACGCGGACCACGAAGTGTAGCCTGGTAGCCAATAATCTCACCCTCACGAAGCTTAAATGATGCAATGGACTGTTTAGCAGGACGGGGCATTAATTTTTGCCCTGTGATACGTGCAAGACGATCCTGAATAAGTACCAATTTTTGTTTGTCTTGAATCTTTCCGGTACCGGTTGAAATCACCACCTTTGAAACACGTGGTGCTTGCATTACATTCGTATACCCACACTCCTCTTTGAGGGCTGCATAGGTTCCTTGTAATGTTTCTTTCATTGTTTTCATACGACCAAATATTATTCGTTACCTCGTACTAAATCTTTGTACCAGTCGGACGTGCGACACGTACTTTTTTTGCTGCATCACCCTCGCCCTCGGTGATGTATCCAACGCGTACTGGCTTGCCTGTCTTGGCATCTTTAAATGC
This window encodes:
- the rplE gene encoding 50S ribosomal protein L5, which produces MKTMKETLQGTYAALKEECGYTNVMQAPRVSKVVISTGTGKIQDKQKLVLIQDRLARITGQKLMPRPAKQSIASFKLREGEIIGYQATLRGPRMHDFLHKLIHLSIPQTRDFRGLKVGAIDEMGNYTIGIKEHTIFPETADEEIKDVFGFAITIVTTAKTKKEAEALLRYIGLPLKAKGTAEEKKVKKDSKRRK